From Penicillium psychrofluorescens genome assembly, chromosome: 1, one genomic window encodes:
- a CDS encoding uncharacterized protein (ID:PFLUO_001229-T1.cds;~source:funannotate) — translation MSELMSDSPRESDRLSTSNGGNNDEKTAFTLMADKEEPRVIEHDLSGESDRDSADVVIVTGADAAAHLLPMRDDFDSALTFRSIVLASILSCFQAVMYQIYNFKPTLITIQGTFIVLISYFVGNAWAKFLPRGDKYEARWRANGGQGKLPWWLSLIKFVNPGPWTLKEHSICSITATSASNASASTMVFAAQELFYNLPLSAATVILSTISIGLFGYGLCGIMRPIAVWHSESVYWSTLPTVKVLQGLHWQEVKNSKPLRYFWYAFTGMSMYEIIPAYIFPWLNSVSIPCLASQKATGSTAAVLTNVFGGATTNEGLGLFSLSFDWQYITSFQTALPLKFQLHQAVGLFACFLAMIGIYYGNDWNSKSLPFMSTSLHMANGTSYPIEAVFPNGVLDESALVKYGLPKLTGTFAFAMFMANAAIGALILHCFLFWGKDIWRAYKSAREGRYDDRHHVHMAKHYKEAPWWWYALVLLGSFILGLIVVLKENVTLPAWAYVVSLLSGIIVSPFSIILYARYGNGIATNNLSKMIAGLSLPGRPIGNMYFAAWSHNVISNAVNLSNDLKMGEYLKIPPRVMFLTQIYGTMLGGFINYAVMISIVSGNRALLANGNGNSSWSGATMQAYNTNAASWALAPYLYKIGSQYEMVPIGIVVGAGAVVVHRLFYQFVPKIGRFDVSEVNMAQFIQFAGYIPYNQSQTCVLLSWIIAGFFVQYYLRNYHPRIFKDYSYLVTGAFDGASLTVLFILSFAVFGAGGPSHPFPAWWGNNENGNYDWCPVSE, via the exons GCGATCGCCTCTCGACATCTAATGGAGGCAACAACGACGAGAAGACGGCATTCACCTTGATGGCAGACAAAGAGGAGCCCCGAGTCATCGAACACGACCTCAGCGGCGAAAGTGATCGCGACAGTGCGGATGTGGTGATTGTCACGGGTGCTGATGCGGCCGCTCACCTGCTGCCGATGCGAGATGACTTCGACAGTGCCTTGACCTTTCGCAGTATCGTCCTAGCCTCGATTCTTTCGTGTTTCCAGGCTGTGATGTATCAGATTTATAAT TTCAAACCGACTTTGATCACAATTCAAGGAACTTTTATTGTCCTCATCTCCTACTTTGTCGGTAATGCCTGGGCCAAGTTTCTTCCCCGCGGTGACAAGTATGAGGCTCGGTGGAGGGCGAACGGCGGCCAGGGGAAACTACCTTGGTGGCTCTCGCTCATTAAATTCGTGAATCCGGGACCATGGACTCTCAAGGAGCACTCGATATGTTCAATCACGGCCACGTCGGCCTCGAATGCTTCCGCTAGTACAATGGTATTTGCTGCGCAGGAGCTCTTCTACAACCTTCCTCTGAGCGCGGCTACGGTCATCTTGAGCACGATTTCTATCGGCCTGTTTGGTTACGGTCTATGTGGTATTATGCGTCCTATCGCTGTCTGGCACTCTGAGTCCGTCTACTGGAGTACTTTGCCTACCGTTAAGGTTCTCCAGGGACTTCACTGGCAAGAAGTGAAGAACTCTAAGCCGCTCCGTTACTTCTGGTATGCCTTCACTGGCATGTCCATGTACGAGATCATTCCTGCCTACATTTTCCCATGGCTCAACTCTGTCTCTATCCCG TGTCTGGCCTCGCAGAAGGCAACTGGTAGTACCGCCGCCGTACTCACCAATGTTTTCGGTGGCGCCACCACCAATGAGGGTCTGGGGCTCTTCTCACTTTCTTTCGACTGGCAATAT ATCACATCCTTCCAAACTGCTCTTCCCCTCAAGTTCCAACTTCACCAAGCCGTTGGACTCTTTGCCTGTTTCCTTGCCATGATCGGCATCTATTATGGCAACGACTGGAATTCGAAGTCGCTTCCATTCATGTCGACGTCACTTCATATGGCTAATGGTACATCGTATCCGATTGAAGCGGTATTCCCCAATGGTGTGCTCGACGAATCCGCCTTGGTCAAATATGGCCTACCCAAGCTAACAGGGACATTTGCGTTTGCGATGTTCATGGCAAACGCTGCA ATTGGCGCTCTAATTCTTCactgctttcttttctggGGCAAAGATATTTGGCGTGCGTACAAAAGCGCGAGAGAGGGTAGATACGACGATCGACACCACGTGCACATGGCCAAGCATTACAAAGAAgcgccatggtggtggtatgcTCTGGTTCTTCTAGGAAGCTTTATCCTCGGTCTCATCGTGGTCCTCAAAGAGAATGTTACACTTCCGGCATGGGCCTATGTTGTCTCATTGTTGAGTGGAATTATTGTTTCGCCCTTT AGCATCATTCTATATGCTCGTTATGGCAATGGTATTGCCACCAATAATTTGTCAAAAATGATTGCTGGTCTCTCTCTACCGGGACGTCCGATCGGTAACATGTACTTTGCTGCTTGGTCGCACAATGTCATTTCCAATGCGGTCAATCTGTCCAATGATTTGAAAATGGGCGAATACC TCAAGATTCCTCCCCGGGTTATGTTCTTGACCCAGATCTACGGCACTATGCTTGGTGGCTTTATCAATTACGCCGTCATGATTTCTATTGTGTCGGGTAATCGAGCACTTCTCGCTAATGGCAACGGAAATTCTTCCTGGAGTGGTGCGACTATGCAAGCGTACAACACCAATGCGGCCTCTTGGGCCCTGGCCCCTTATCTTTACAAGATCGGCTCCCAGTATGAGATGGTGCCTATTGGTATAGTcgttggtgctggtgctgttgtTGTTCACCGTCTCTTCTATCAA TTTGTCCCCAAGATCGGAAGATTTGATGTCTCGGAAGTCAACATGGCGCAATTCATTCAATTTGCTGGTTACATTCCTTATAACCAAAGTCAGACTTGTGTTCTTCTCAGTTGGATCATTgccggcttcttcgtccaaTACTACCTCCGGAACTACCATCCACGAATCTTCAAGGACTACTCATACCTCGTTACCGGAGCCTTCGATGGTGCAAGCCTTACAGTTCTCTTTATTCTCTCGTTTGCGGTTTTCGGAGCGGGTGGGCCGTCACATCCATTCCCCGCATGGTGGGGGAACAATGAGAATGGAAACTACGATTGGTGTCCTGTGTCGGAGTAA